In Colletotrichum destructivum chromosome 1, complete sequence, the sequence TTCCAGATCATGTTATATCCTTCGAGGAATTCTTCCCCACAGTACATACACTTCTTTGTACTTTCAGATATGCTTTCTGCGAACTTATCCGTGGCGACGCAAGGGAATAGCTGCTTAGGATCGAGAGTCTTCCTGTGGATGTGGATCTCGGAAATTATATCAATAACCTTTGAGTATACGTCGGGGGCCCGTTCCCGCATTTGCTGAAGAGCTTCTGTTCGGTATTTCTCTGGGGCGTCATTGAGGGCTAAAGCGAATGTGCCCAAGTCTCCTCTCGATTCACCGTGCAAATATAGTTCATTCATCTTGATAACGAATTCCTTGAATGATGTGCAATAGTTTCGTATGATGGAGGCCAGGGTCATCCGATCAGTCATTCTCTCCTGGTCGGTGGCCCATTCTAAATGAGACGGGTTTTCGTTGGAGTAATCCATTACTATGTAGGATGTATGATTGGGGAATGATTCCGAGTTTTCGAAGCCTGACGGCCGTAGGGCGAAAGGGCTCTGTTATGTACAATAGCGCTGGCTTTGTACAGTAAAAGGCGTAACGGGCTTCGCCAGATTTCAAACTGAACATCTTTTATAGTGATGGTGTGGGGTCATGGCCAACGTGGGGGAGCAAATTACAGCTGTGTTTGCCAAGTACTGAAAGAGCAGCCGCTACCAGAGTTAAGATGTAAAGGCCAGAAATGGCTTACTGGTACCAGCGCTGCCGTCAAAGCAATCAAAGCAAATATGGTCTCGTATTTGATTTGTTTGGTTCATTGGCCACCTGCATTTGATTGATTGGTAAATATTGGGTTTATTTGACTCATTTGACTGGTGAGCCTATCCGCAACTGTCACCAAGGCTGACTGCCCCCCCCTTTAGCCACTGTCTCAAGCACTGAATCTTCTCGAGGAGAGCTGGATCCATAGTCTGCCTCTGCGAAGTGAGGGTCAGCTTCGATGCGCTGAACGCTCTCTCGCAGTCTGCTGACTGTGAGGGTATTGCCAGAGTATCAAGAGCCATCTGACTAAGGCGAGGAAACTGACTCTGATGCTCAAACCACCACTCAATAGGCTCACAACCAGGCTGCCTCTGAAGCTGTAGATATCTCTCGAGCTCATCAGACTCCTCGTTATCGCTGTCCTCAACCATGGTTGCTTCAGCATGTACCCATTCTTCAAAGCTGTCTGGTTCCTGTGGTGGTTCACGAGTCTGGGCTGGGAATAGCCTCATCGCCCTCTCCTCTGATGGATACCATCGGCTGAAGTACTCTGCGAGAGCCACCACTGTGTCTGACACCCAAAGGACTTGCCGATCAGATTTCCAATTCCTCTTGAGGTATTTCAAGTTGAAGGCAgggtggagaagaagggcagagGCGTATAAAGGAGACTCCGCAGTCAGACTATAGTACTCGTCAAGCTTCTTCCAGCCATTTTTGATAGCGACTCGCATCAACTGACGACAGTCAGGGCCCATATTCTGAAAACCAGAGATTGTGGATATGTACTCTTGACGAGCGTGGAAAGGCAAGGCAGCCTCAGTATACCGACTCTCTTGTAATAGTTGAGGTGAAGGGAGGCGGACCTGACGGGtacggcgacctcggccatAGGTAGGTGGTTGTGAGGCTTGTTGGGAGAAGGCAATCGATGATGCTTGTGATGCTTGTGATGCTTCAACGTCAGCATTTTGGCTAGGATCGTTATAAAACGTCTTCCAGCCTTCGAAGTGGCTCAGGAGATACTCCATTGCAGCGATTACCTCCCACAGACGGCCATGGGTACCATCCTGACCAAAGCCCTGTGTTCTTAGCGTCATCTTCCATATAGGCCGTAGAATAGTCATGATCTCTACCAACTGTCTCCAATCATCTGTGGACAGTATGTCGTCATTAGGGATAGGATCAGGGTTATTCTGAGAGCCACAGAAAGCATCAACTTCATCCAGAAGACGAATTGCTCGTTCGATCATGAGATAGGTAGAATTCCACCTTGTTGTCTTGTCTAGGATAAGCTCAACTTCCCGTGGTGTCTCCTGGGATAATAGGAAATCTTCAGAGTGGTGGCTAGCCTCTTCTCGTGAGATCTTCTTGAAGCGTTGAGTACGTTGGGGTGAAGATCTGATGAACTTCACGATGTTGTGAAGCTTGCCTACTGGCCCCTTTTTTCTCCAGTGGTGGAGATCTTGCTCATCTTGTTGCAGTAGTCTGTAGGCATCAGACTGTCTTTCGAAACTGTCAGCATCGTTGCCATACAGGAAAGCTTTCGAAACAAGGTTGAGGATATGGCCAAAGCAACGCAGTTGGCGAGCCTTCTTGTCGCTCTCAGTCATAGAGGGATCAAGGCGATTATATAAGTGCCTTAGGCAAGTGTCATTGGAGCTGGCATTATCAGCAACAATCACACCAACCCCACCCCTGATGTCCCACTCGGCGATGACCTCCTCTAACGTAGAAGCGAGGTTCTCGCCATCATGGGCACCTAATTGATTTCGAAGGGCAATAAGGCGAACCTGAGGACCCTTCTCCTTTAGTATGAAGTGGGCTGTGACGGCCATTATGGCATGGCGGTTGGAGGAAGTCCAGAGATCGAAGCTAAGGTGAATAGAAGTAGCTGCTCGACTCAGCTCTTTCTTAACCTCTTCTTTCTTATCGTTGAAAAGGTCAATAAGACTGTGGTTGAGCGAAGTACGACCCCATGGTAGGTTGAATACTTGTGGGTTGAGTTCAACAACAAGGGACTGAAAGTAGCAGTTCTGGAAGAAGCTAAACGGCAGATTGGCATCGACAACAAGCCCGACAGTCGACTCCTGTATAGTCTTCactttcttcttcgtcaagCCAGTGAAATCGAGGCGAGGTCGCTTAAGGGAAACATCTGACGATGCTTCTGAGTCGGTTGAATCGCTTGACTTCACGATGTGATGGATCTTACGAAGATGGTCTGAAGCTGAAGATGATGCTTTGGCATCAAACAGAACAGCCCTCTTCTTCAGATCGCAGTGGCGGCAAGCCCAGAAAGAAGCACCAGGCCGTCCCTCATGACAGGAAACGAAGAACCAACCATGCTGGTTAATCCATGAAGTGCGCCCCCTTTGCCCCTTTCGCCATAGCAACTCCTCTTATACATATATCTTATTATTGATGTTAAACTTATAGACCGTATCGATCGTAGGGATGTCGGGCTCAGGGTgatttttttcttcttcaagtTGTTCGGAGATAGATTTTGGTTGGCGAAGGCGACTGAatgcagaggaggagggaatCGCTTGGTTTAGGGGACTGGGAGTAGTGCTCACCTGGAGTAGTTTAAGTATAACAACTCATCACAAGTGTTCGTGGAAATAGCCTCACTTTCAGAATACTCTAGGGACATCGACGGATGACAGTCGATGGAACGGATTGAGCCTTAGGATGAAATCTTTGGTTCTACCCAGCTTTTCTGCGGTTTGTtgactggggggggggggggggggggtaatgTTGCTATGAATCTTGAAGAATATCGCCAATCATCACTGGCCTTCGAGCGCCAGCATTTAGAGAACACTGCCCTGTTGCCTGTTGCCAAAGGAAGCTCGGGCTCGCATTTGTGCAGGTGATAGGGGTATCCAGAAGTGTAACGTCGTGCACCCACTTTTGGGCCACCCCCACATATGGGccacccaaaaatgcctcatcaccaacctcctcctccataTTCTTCCAACTTCAAACTATCGCAGCTTTTTCCAGCCTCCTCCAAATGGGCTCATTTTTTCAGGATACCTTATTCTGGGCATTATGAGCCAGTATACTGAAATTGAAGTCAACCAAGCACTTGAGGCTATTGCAAACGGTCTAAGTGTAAGGAAGGCAGCCCTGGAGTATGGTGTCCCAAGGTCTACCCTTCAGCATCGACTTCAAGGCACACAGACAAGGTCAACAGCATTTTCTGACCTCCAGAGGCTCTCAGCAGGccaggaggctaagctggctgaatgggtgcgaatccagcatgcccttgggcTCCCTCCAACCCATCAGCAAGTGAAGCAATTCGCAGAGCGAATCCTCCATGCCATGGGTGACACCCAACCTATAGGAAGGGGCTGGATCCAGGCCTTTATAAGGAGAAATCCATCagtcaaggtccagagaagtcgccctATTGATTCTAGACGTGTTAATGGGGCATCTACTGAGGTCATCAGGGACTGGTTCAAGCATCTCGCTATACCAGAGATCATCAGCATCAAACCAACCAACAGATACaacatggatgagactggtatccttgagggccaaggatctaatgggctggtgctggggatgTCTGAGACCAAGTCTGtccgcaagaaacagcctggatcaagggcatgggtGTCTATCATCGAGTGTATCTCAGCCTTGGGCCACAGACTTCatccccttattatatataagggtaaagcagtccagcagcagtggtttcctctggATCTTGGCCCTTATGAAGGCTGGCAGTTCACAGCAACAGAAAATGGATGGACTACAGATGCTACtgcagttgaatggctgcagaaggtcttcatcccCCAGACTATGCcccagggcaaggaggacaagaaggaggccagaCTATTGATCCTGGATGGGCATGGGAGTCATACAACGACTGAATTTATGTGGTTATGTTATATAAACAACATCCATCTATTATTCTTACCGCCACACacctcccatgtcctccagccacttgatcagtcagtctttggCCCTTtgaaggcagcctataggaaaGAGCTTGGATACCTTAGTCATTGGAATGActctactattgtaggcaagaggaacttCTTAGGTTGTTATTATAAGGCTGCCCTGGCAGGGATGACGATCCATAACATCAGAAGTGGCTGGAAAAACACTGGattatggcctgtctctatggcTAAGCCCCTTATGAGCCCTTTGCTgctcccatcaacaccaatACCATCAGCATCATCTCATCAGGTCAGCAAAGGGCAGTCTAGAGGCAAGGAAGCTGAGGGATGGGcttctgcgtcgtctgcagtagtatggtcgacgccaaggaaggCAAAtgatctggctggccagctgaagctattcacagagctGGATAAGGATGCCAGTACTCAACGCCTCCTGTTTATGAAggtgaaaaaaggcttcagcGAGCAGGCCTATGAGCTGGCAACTACTCAGcagaagctggagcttctgcaggcccaagTTACCAATACTGCAGTGAGAAAAAGGAAGGCAGTTCAGCTGGATCCAAACACtaagttcgccaacatcaaggacatccaggAGGCGCAAATGAAGGCTGGTGAAAAAGAGGATAATGCAGCTGAATCCAGCGACTCTGATTTACCTAGTGAAGCTGgcagctgtattgtagtggCATCTAGATAGGGGCAGTAATCAATTGAACacactggtgttggtggAAATACCCTCATTTTTGGGTGGCCCATATGTGGGGGTGGCCCAAAAGTGGGTGCACGACGTTATCCCCAACACATGGAATCGCTTTATCAGAGCTTTCTGCGACGAAGCTTCAAGGAACAGTTCAGTATGTGCAGTTTTGATAAACTTTGTACCATCAACCAACCATCTGGACTCCGAACAGCCACTCTTGGAAGCGGAGATCTGTTTCAGTTCGCAGTGTCGAACGGACGGCACGACCTGAGGAACATCTCTAGCTACAAGCTTTGGGGACCTTTCGAGGAAGACAGTTCTCAATCTTCCACCGCTTCTTCTCTAGGCATTCAGTCGGCGTTATGACAATCCGGATTTAGGGGGGGTGGCAGCGGTATCAGACCTGGCAGTGTAGACTCTTAGGATAACATGCTATGCACCTGGACTCTGACATGATGGCGGTTGATGTTGTCCCAATACGCTCTGAGCTGTCAAGAGACGGTGAATCGGAGTACCCAAGATTGAAATTACTCCCCAGCCGACCTCATTCGGATGCCGAAGATGTGGTTTTGCAAGACGGTTTCCCTTGCCAACTTGATACAGAGCCGCTATAAGCGCACGAAATGTTCATTGCCTTAAATCATCAGGACCAACCCAAGACAACATTGGCTTCTCATTCTTCCGAGTACTTTCAAGTGTTAAACCTGATGGCAACTGGCGGGGGATGCGCGCACGCACTCCTGGCCAGGACAGGGCTGAGAGAGTCTAATCTTCAAACTGGTCATCAGCGGATTCGGTGGAAGAATGCGAGCTCCTGCACCTGTGTTCCTCGTTTCGCCATGGCAAAGAAACGTTGCTGATTTTGCATGATGGTGGATCGATGGCACTGATCTGGGCTTCACTGCATGGACACGAGGCGTGGCGCGGctcttggagaaggaggcggacATCAACACTTGCATTTACCTTAGACAACCCCCTAGAAGATCCCTAACCAAACCCGAGGGGCAAGGATGAGATAGACCAGGGGCTCTATCCGAGTTGTGTTCCTTGGCTCACCTACTGCCTCGCCCCTGCTCTCCCACGAGTGACTGCGGTCTACCTCACCGCAGACGAGCCTTCGGCCGCTTTCGACCCGAGGCCTCCAGCCCCAGTTTCGCTGTGGCGCTGGCTCCTACATCATGCGTAGTGTGCACAAGCACTCGAAGTACCACCCACCGGCAGCACAGCCGCAGGAACCTGACTGAGGTGTTCGTTGCGGAGGGTCCTGCGAGCCTCCCCAACGCGATTGATTCTGCTGTAGTCGGTGGTGCTGTCACGGGGTATCTCTGTCTGTGGCGGCTCGAAATTTGACTTGAGGCACTTAATGGTGTCTAGGTCCTTGCCTGCCGTCCATTAGATAAGGAAATGCCCGTCCCCAGCCAGCAGGCCAAGAACACAGTTGATGGAGGACGAGCGTCATCGCGTCTCCACCACGACTATCAGCACCATTTGGACATTAACCTTCGTTGCTGGCCAGTCGAGACCGAATCTTGACTCACAGAGCTCAATAAGCCAGTCTCTGGAGCACAGCCGGTCTAtccttcgtcttctcctGCCGGTCAAACACTACTCTCGGCGCAAACACAAGGGCTTGTTCCATGCGCAGCGGAACAATCATGGAGAACACTTCCAAAATCAGGTCCTTGCCTCTGAGTGTCAAAGCCTGGATcgcatcctcttcttcagccaCCGTAATCGTATAAGAGTGCGACAGGATCTGAAACCGCTGGGTATCCAGACAATCACAGTGATAAACCCCTATATTCAATCCGTAACTCGATCAGGGAAAAGGACAAGTCTCTTCACTTTTCTCTCTTAACAGCCGCCTGCGATCCCGAATCGCAAACCTCCATTCTTTGGCTACTTTATAGACAAGCAGAGACACCagcaggaaaagaagagCCCCGGCAAAAGCCATTATTGCAACACTAAACCCAAGCGCGAATACCGACAGAGCCCGGTGCTCCTAGACAGCGCCAAAAAGACAGAAGGATGGGGAAGGCTGATGTTCATGGACGCTTGTAGGAGGCCCAGGTTGGCATGGAGTATCTCCTTGACTATCAGGTTAACTGGAAGGCTTACCATCAGAGTGAGATTAGTCTAGTGACCGATCCAGCATCTCAGGAAGCTTCCCAGGCTTCTCATTGTTGCCCTAGATGTCGCCATTGTCAGCCAGGAAATCCCCAAGTCTTTGCTCTTGATGAAGCGTACGAGCTTCATCTTCGAAGCTCTGTTGAGCTGGCGTGGCAGGAGCCTTGCCCTCAGTCAACAACAAGGGGCTCACACTGGCGACAATATCGTCATGACTCTGGCTGCCGTTGTACGAGACTGGGGTATTGCAGACCGGCTCGGCGCATTGATATCGGACAACGCCTTCAACAATGAAAGCTGCGGATAAGCGCTGTTTGCCCACGTTAACCCTGTCCTTGCaagcgaagaagacgactCTCACCGGCGTATTCGCTGCTACGGTGACATCCTCAACCTTGCTGGCAGGGCCCTCTTGTATGGATATGACAGCGAGAGCATTGAAAAAGAGTTACAAGCGTTCGAGTTCAATGGCAATGTGAGCAAAGACCTGGCCCTCTGGCTTAAGAAGGGGCCTGTTGGCAAGCTCCACAATCTCGTCAAGTGGGTGAAGGCATCTCCATAGCGCAGCGAATACTTCAAACGAACAATTCCTGAGGCTGTCGATGAAAGTGACGAGTATCTAATCCACGAAGCAACAGCCTTTGAGCTGCAGCTAAAACTTGATAACGATACGCGATGGAACTCCACGTACCTCATGATTAAGCGCGCCATCATGAAGCAGAGCCAGATACAGACCTTTCTCGCGAAGAACCAGCAAGACCCCGATTACAGCAAACGCATTCCGGAAGAAGATGTACTGACGTTTGAGAATTGGCGTCTGCTTGTTGAGCTGCAGGATATTCTTACCCCACTGTACCAGCAAACGCTTCGCACGCAAGGCTGGGCCGAGAAGGGGTCGCATGGTACTCTCTGAGAGAtgatgggcggcgaggtgtACCTCCTGGAGAATATGGAGATGTAGAAGACATTCTTACTCCTCTCTACACAGCAGCAATCATCCTATACCCAGGCTTCGAATTCTCGTGGTTGAAAAGGCACTGGACTGATGGGCTGATACACTGGGTTCGCGAGGCTCACGAGTCTGCACGGGTATACTGGAAGAGATGGTACCAGAAGGATGACCCTTCATCACTGGAAAAGAGTCAGGCACTCGAGATACAAGCTGCAGTTGGCTCCAGGGCTGGCAGCGAATTTTATGACTGGATGAATACCTGCTATTAGAACGAACCGTTGACTAAGTTGGAGATCGATCGGTATATTGCAGCGAAAGCAGTGAAGGTTACTGATTCAGCTGCTTGGTGGCTCTTGCAACAATCCAAAAGTCAGTCAATTCGCTTTTGAAGTCTTTGCTATACGTGTAATGGCTGCAGACTGCGAGAGAGCTTTCAGCCTTGCAAAGCTGACGCTCTTAACCTAGATGCTCTCAATGTCGCCAGCCACGCTTGAACGTCTCCAGTGTCTTAGAAACTGGCTCCGTCGGGGCGCAATTTCCCTTGTATCAGCCTTACCGCCGCCTTTGGAGATGGCGATTGAGTCGAGGGGATATATAACGCCTCTAGAGACCAATATCTAGGTTGGCGGCTGCAGGGGAGCGGCGGGAAGACCGGGCACTTTAAGAGTTTGAGGTTATAATTAAGTATTGAATCGAGCCAAACAAACCAAACAAAGCGTCTGAGATGAGTCAAACAAGCAAATTGGTCGCTCGGAGAGCATCAAAAAAATGTAAAAAAAATTTAAGACCATTGAATTTGATTCGTTTGCTTTGACGGCAGCGCTGCTTCACAGGATCATCATCCTTTGCGAGAGAATCAGAGCTTCCAGACAGAGTCCTACAAGATGTCTTGGGTGCTTCTCGAATCAAAACCCACATGTGCAAGTGAAGCAGAGGAAGGCTGGATGTATCTTGGAGCTGTGGAATTGGGCGAGACAATCAGGCTCTAAGTGTAAATAGCAAACTCCCGAGAGACTGCTATTGTTGAGAAGTTGGGGACGTAGGCCTCTCGGGTTGCTGGTTCTTTTGCTTAAACCCTGCAGAACGGATTCAAGAAAAATGAGCGAGAGGCGGAAGTCAGACTttcaaggagaaggacatTCATTCCCAATGAGTCCTAGCACTGCGTATCTGTTAGCACCTCTTCACGGGGCTGCAGGTTAGCCAGGCTATATCCGTATCTGTATCGACAATAATCTAGAAGATGGAGGGATGAAATGAAGGATcggagcaagaagaagaaaagaaaaacagcAGGTTCatggggaaaggggaggaggggagtgTGGTCAGCGCGCCGGAGCCATCCCACAGCCAATCACAAGGGCAACCCTTTGGGAAGATGCTGACTGGCAATCTTCCCTGTCTACGGATAGACATGTACCAACAGCTTGGCAACAGCCGACATCCGGCctggtcttggtcttgtctACATTTTCTTCGCCCTTCCATGTcgcccttcccctccccagTGGGTGAAGTCCGCTCACTGGTGTGAGGGTGGTCTTCCATTTGTTTGGTAAGGTTCCACTACTGCGACCCAACCTCAGAGTAGAACGGCCGGACGTGTTGCCACGTCACTGAGCAGTACTAGTGAGACAATACATATTTGTTCCAATGATGCTCAATCTAGTGCGCACTGTGTTTGATGTATTTTGCACTGCGGCACCTTTCTGCATGAGCCAAGAATGTCCCAGATGCAGTCAGCTTCCAGCTTTGATAACGGTTTTCCGGAGATAAATACTCAACCCAGGTACGTCCCGCAATGTATGCCTCTCTGTCGCCAAATTGCATGGTACTTTTCGCTGCCTTCTTTTGTTTCTTCACTTTAGCCGAAAATGGTGAAGACTTATATACTCGCTCCTAACTGGACTacggccccgccgccggatGGGCCCATCAAACTTGGCCATCTCCTGGATGATCTGACAGAATTTGTACCTGTCAATCGCCGCGGGATTGTCGACATACCCACAGAGCTTCTCAACAAGGTTGACATCAAAGAAGGATTCCAATCAACCCGCAGCAGACTCGTGTCGGGCGAGCTTGGCTTGTTTGCCAAGGTGATTGGGCTTGTTGGTGTCGGCGCAGGGGCTGGCATTTACTACAAAAAGGACAGCAACGACATACTCTCTTGCAAGACACTGGAAACCATGACATTCGATCCCACGGCAGAATACATCGCGGAAAGCATGGAGCTGCCTGAAGTTGCCAGATACATGAAGGGCTGTCAGTTTCGAGAGCCTCTGTATATGATAACCGGGTTCAAGATAGGTCGGGGTGGCAGTTTGCAGAGTAGCAACAGTCAGAACAGAAATCTGAAGCTGATTGGTGGCCTCAATCCGCCCGGAAGCCCCATCAATATCGAGGGCAACGTTGGATTTGTCAgagaagagacagagagcGAAGCTTGGGAAGGATCTACTGACTTCGTCGTAGCCTTTCGCGTCAGGAAGATTTGGTATCAGAAGTGGGACATCAGGAACAAAGCTCACAACAAGAACGTGATAATGCAGGGTGGGGCACAGTCTGAGACGGTTCCGGACATGAATCTTCAGACTAGTGAGAACGTTCAGGGGGAAGAAATATCACAGGAAGTGGAGCTGATGACGGGCCAaaatgatgatggcgaggaaggggCGAGTTGGATTCTTCCTATTCCTGCCTAGAGTCAGGTTGCTTCCAATATCATCCGCTCCTTGAAACCCAAGTCTGCCCTAATGTTGAAGTTTCTTTGCGACTACATTCAATCTATTTCTCGGCAACGATGAGCTATCTGTCGTATTTCAAAGCTTCAGAAATTCTAAAGGCAATGACATCCTCTCTTTCGCCCTCTTCTAGAGTCCATATCCTTCTCCACGGGCTGACATAGTAAAAGTCTCCCCTCTTTTCCGACATGGCTACCAGAAGGCTCATCATACCCACGCGAGTAGATGCCTTTTTTCGATGCCTTTCTTGCAATAGTGGACAGTTCCAAATGTACTGCAACACGTTGGCAGCGAAGCCAGCGACTATTGGTGTGGCATATGATGTACCATGCAAGTACACACCGTCCTCCCAGACCGATTCAATCCCCTCTCCAAGTGTAGTGAAGTTCTCGCGATCGGCCTTAGGGGAAGGATTGAAGCCGCTAGCAATACCGTCTCCATCAGACGAATGTACACAAAGGACTTTGTCCATTCTTGCAGGGAAGGCTCTCCGTTGGTTTCCTCCGTAGTTGGATGCCGCAGCAAATATAATAATGTTGTCGTTTTCTGCTTGTCCAATTGCTTTCTCAATCTCGTAGCAATCTTCAGACATGCCAAAAGACATACTGATGATGTCAACCTCGGACGTTCGTGCCCACTCAATGGCCTATATAACAGATTAGTTTCACAactcgaagacgacggcatcAGTGGCAACAAGAATGCATACCTCAGCAATCTGAATTTTGTTTGCCTCCTCTTTGGTTTGTGAGATCTGTGCTATGTAGAGATCCGCCTCAGGAGCTACTCTCAACACCAGAGCCGCCACGTTGGTGCCGTGGCCGAATTCGTCCAAACCAGATCTGCCAATGAATGATTTGATCTTTCTGAAGGGAGAGTCTCCATTTCGTCTTTTCATAGTCTTGCATACGCCGCGGATGAAAAGGTTTgactcgtcgacgccggtgtCTAGGATCGCAATACGGATCCTTCTTTTCCTAGGCAGGTTCTTGATATGAGCTTCGTAAAAGTCCTTTACTAGGCACATGAATTTATCGGCTGACGTAGCCCTTATCCGAGTTAGTCTTGCAGCTTTGAATTACACAAGTTCATGAAGCTTACTTTTCATCTGTGCTCTTAATGCAGTCGTTTCCGCCGTCGAACAGCTGGCTAAGAGACTGGGCGGAAGCATCATTGGCGATGTCAGTTACCAATACAGAATTTTCATGAAGTAGCCTCTGAGAGTTGCTGCTTCTCGGGAACGTAGTCTGCCTCAGGAGACTGCGAGAGACCTTCCATTCTTTCGGGAAATTCGGGTCAAACTCGGGATTCTGCTTGCGCTCGTTGCCGAGGAACCTTGTTCTGCTGTTCTCAAGGTTTTCTATGACGGATGTAAGGACTCCCAGGATCTGAAGTTCTTCATCAAGCCCTTCACCGTCGTCCGATTCTTCGTCATAATCGTCATCTCGATTGGCTTGAAGACACTCTTCTATCGCCTCAACATACCCAAACGGCACGATTGCCCTTATCTCTTCCTTTGGATCATCTATGATTGCCCAGAGTGCCACGTCTGCTCGGGGATAATCACTGAGTTCGGATTCTTCAAGAATCCTCCCTAAAGCAATCTCGATAAGTAGTTTCCCAAAGGCAATGAGAAGTGAGAACTTTCTGATGCCTGTCGACTCAGAGTCTGTGTAATGTGTCTGTTGAGACAATGAGTAAGGCACGTAGGGGTTGTATGCCTGGCTGACTGCGCCCTTGTCTTGGttgaagagaaaaagaatgTCTTGAGAAGTCCACTCAGTACGAATTCCGCCATGGTACATCCGAGAGAGGCTACAAGAAAGGTTCAGCGCCAACGTAATCTTGTGATAAGTGTGTAAATTTTGATTGTCGTCGCGGAGTATGGTGTCCAGCGATAATGTTGGAAGCACTTGCGGCAATCTGATGCGTCTGGCAGCAGAGGGATCTCGGACGATCCCGTCGTCATGTATCACGATTTTGAGAGTCATTCCATCCTGGAGAGAGCCATGGATCACCTTGCAAATGTTCCTGACTTGCTTCAAATTCGAATTTCGGGGACTTTGATGCAACAGTTAAAATTGGCCTCACCCGGGAAAGGGGATGCTTACAGTTCGGAAATCACCTCACATGTTGTTTCCTGCCACTTGTCTAGGTTGGGACAACATGAAATGAAAACTTTGTGCTCGATTTCGTCGCTCTTCAAGGCAGCCCTTCCAGGATGGCGAACTTGGATCTTTGCGACATGCGTAGATGTGCACCCCGATGTGTTCATGTTTCTTGTCAATGACTCCCACAGGCTCGTGAAACAATTCTGGGAGCTACTCGTCGTCTGTGATTCCGTGTTGAACAGTTTTTTGCGGGTTACTGAAGGGGCGCGGTTGGGTTTCGGATCAGCCCGTGTTGTCTGCAAGTCATTGCTGTCGTTGAACTCGCTGACAATTCGATTTGCCTCTTCAGCCTCTTTGGCTGTGCTCGGAAGACGGAGGAATGCTGATTGATGGGGCATGTCCTCCGGTTTCGGCGATATTCGTCTTGACAGAGCCTCTAGTTTTGGAAATCTAGATGACTTGGGAATTGACCCTACCGATGAGTGACATTGTGTTTCCTCCGTCCCGCTCTTGACCTCTTGTGACAGACTTTGATCAGCC encodes:
- a CDS encoding Putative peptidase S8/S53 domain, peptidase S8, subtilisin, Ser-active — its product is MTRPSCRIICPSRSLNVLNFARQQHSAHANLPVELAGGSMSRLEFDDLRLLADIRPRIAHLIAKQLVDDKQSGKISSFDVHNALCLFRYGVDAIPVYLPSESDFTPESFRYFAKRLNRLLGLFENLVREEILAERPLRISDDGADQSLSQEVKSGTEETQCHSSVGSIPKSSRFPKLEALSRRISPKPEDMPHQSAFLRLPSTAKEAEEANRIVSEFNDSNDLQTTRADPKPNRAPSVTRKKLFNTESQTTSSSQNCFTSLWESLTRNMNTSGCTSTHVAKIQVRHPGRAALKSDEIEHKVFISCCPNLDKWQETTCEVISELPRNSNLKQVRNICKVIHGSLQDGMTLKIVIHDDGIVRDPSAARRIRLPQVLPTLSLDTILRDDNQNLHTYHKITLALNLSCSLSRMYHGGIRTEWTSQDILFLFNQDKGAVSQAYNPYVPYSLSQQTHYTDSESTGIRKFSLLIAFGKLLIEIALGRILEESELSDYPRADVALWAIIDDPKEEIRAIVPFGYVEAIEECLQANRDDDYDEESDDGEGLDEELQILGVLTSVIENLENSRTRFLGNERKQNPEFDPNFPKEWKVSRSLLRQTTFPRSSNSQRLLHENSVLVTDIANDASAQSLSQLFDGGNDCIKSTDEKATSADKFMCLVKDFYEAHIKNLPRKRRIRIAILDTGVDESNLFIRGVCKTMKRRNGDSPFRKIKSFIGRSGLDEFGHGTNVAALVLRVAPEADLYIAQISQTKEEANKIQIAEAIEWARTSEVDIISMSFGMSEDCYEIEKAIGQAENDNIIIFAAASNYGGNQRRAFPARMDKVLCVHSSDGDGIASGFNPSPKADRENFTTLGEGIESVWEDGVYLHGTSYATPIVAGFAANVLQYIWNCPLLQERHRKKASTRVGMMSLLVAMSEKRGDFYYVSPWRRIWTLEEGEREDVIAFRISEALKYDR